In the Candidatus Binatia bacterium genome, one interval contains:
- a CDS encoding histone deacetylase: MAATGIVIDPRYREHDTGPGHPESAERIGVLLEAVSPSAPGCVPVAARPATGDELALVHDGAYVERVAATAEHRWYAFDADTPTSPRSYEVSRLAAGGVLALVDAVMAGQVHNGFAFVRPPGHHAERDRAMGFCLFNNVAIAAEYLRRRHGLARVLVVDWDLHHGNGTQHMFERDPGVLYVSLHQYPYYPGTGAADEVGFGDGEGRTVNVPLPAGCGDDEYREAFARIVEPVAQDFAPEFVLISAGFDAHGRDPLGGMEVTEAGYRSMTTSLLRVAGATARGRCVAVLEGGYDLGAVRACAQVVVRELRAEEPAPASEPTPRSRAAPLLDRIARVQGRYWRL; the protein is encoded by the coding sequence ATGGCGGCGACGGGGATAGTTATCGACCCGCGGTATCGGGAGCACGACACCGGTCCCGGGCATCCGGAAAGCGCGGAGCGCATCGGCGTGCTGCTCGAGGCGGTGAGCCCGTCGGCTCCCGGGTGTGTGCCGGTGGCGGCACGTCCGGCGACCGGCGACGAGCTGGCGCTGGTGCACGACGGCGCTTACGTCGAACGGGTGGCGGCGACGGCGGAACACCGCTGGTATGCCTTCGATGCCGACACGCCAACCTCGCCCCGTTCGTACGAAGTGAGTCGACTGGCGGCCGGCGGGGTGCTGGCGCTCGTCGATGCGGTCATGGCGGGGCAGGTACACAACGGCTTCGCTTTCGTGCGGCCTCCCGGTCATCACGCCGAACGCGACCGCGCCATGGGATTCTGCCTCTTCAACAACGTCGCCATTGCCGCGGAGTACCTGCGCCGCCGCCACGGCCTCGCGCGCGTTCTGGTCGTCGACTGGGACCTGCACCACGGCAACGGAACCCAGCACATGTTCGAACGTGACCCCGGCGTTCTGTACGTCTCGCTGCACCAGTACCCATACTATCCCGGGACGGGTGCCGCCGACGAGGTGGGCTTCGGCGACGGCGAGGGGCGCACGGTCAACGTGCCGCTGCCGGCAGGCTGCGGCGACGACGAGTACCGCGAAGCCTTTGCGCGCATTGTCGAGCCGGTCGCGCAGGATTTCGCCCCCGAGTTCGTGTTGATCTCGGCCGGCTTCGATGCGCATGGGCGCGATCCCCTCGGCGGGATGGAGGTGACCGAGGCCGGCTATCGTAGCATGACGACGAGCTTGTTGCGGGTGGCCGGGGCTACCGCGCGCGGGCGCTGCGTGGCCGTCCTCGAAGGCGGGTACGATCTGGGCGCCGTGCGGGCGTGCGCGCAGGTGGTGGTTCGCGAGCTACGCGCCGAGGAGCCCGCTCCCGCTTCCGAGCCGACGCCGCGCAGTCGGGCCGCGCCACTGCTCGACCGCATCGCGCGGGTGCAGGGCCGCTACTGGCGCCTGTGA
- a CDS encoding PBP1A family penicillin-binding protein, protein MSAPGDSPSRVSGFWRTVRIFLTFLFVVGVLGSAGAAYLLYVELTANLPDVEALTRYRPPMVTQVLADDGTVMGEFYLEKRYLVPFERIPAVVRNAFLAAEDDAFYRHGGIDFVGVGRAILSNLAAGDKVQGGSTITQQVVKQILLSPQKSYERKFKEMILALRLERQLTKDQILWLYLNNLYLGSGVYGVGAAAREYFGKNVEQLTVAEAALLAGLPQAPSRYSPVKNWALAKGRQRYVLGRMADVGFISAEEASRALAEPLGLAPHRSNFVSAPYYVEHVRRLLEERYGQTGLYALGLRVHTPANLRMQAAAEAALREGLETLARRQGYGDTIRRIDGTEIPSYTRQQTGALKGRGLETGRAYDAVVTGVTSGKRSVTIHLQVGPFTGQLAPPEENNCRRRSGHRVGDIMRVRLADTTNGTGTFFACTESPPVQGALVAIEPATGDVKALVGGFDFADSQFNRAVQSLRQPGSAFKPFIYAAALDRDFTPASIIVDEPISFRAGGRTWSPQNYDNKYNGPTSLRDALTFSRNVVTVKLAMKVGLNNLLSYIPKLGIRSPLTKNLSLALGASEVTPLELTAAYGVFANLGMRAEPRFITRITDSQGNVVDENLPDTEQVIAPETAYQMTSMLESVIQRGTGRRAAALGRPAAGKTGTTNDVNDAWFIGYTPQLLAGVWVGFDEKRSLGARETGGQVATPIWTAFMEGALAGQPVLDFPVPDGIRCTLVRSGHLECFRRGTEPEAAVAQAPRPDQAPAAPQERDLGDADLSAYD, encoded by the coding sequence ATGAGCGCACCCGGCGACAGCCCCTCGCGCGTCTCCGGTTTCTGGCGCACCGTTCGTATCTTCCTGACCTTTCTCTTCGTCGTCGGCGTCCTCGGTTCCGCCGGCGCCGCCTATCTCTTGTACGTCGAACTCACCGCCAATCTTCCGGACGTGGAGGCCCTGACCCGCTACCGGCCGCCGATGGTAACTCAGGTGCTGGCCGACGACGGCACGGTGATGGGCGAGTTCTATCTCGAAAAGCGGTATCTGGTGCCTTTCGAACGGATTCCCGCCGTCGTCCGCAATGCCTTTCTCGCCGCCGAGGACGATGCCTTCTATCGGCACGGCGGCATCGATTTCGTCGGCGTCGGGCGCGCCATCCTGAGCAACCTCGCGGCCGGAGACAAGGTGCAGGGGGGCAGCACGATCACCCAGCAGGTGGTCAAGCAGATTCTGCTATCGCCCCAGAAGAGCTACGAGCGCAAATTCAAGGAAATGATCCTCGCCCTGCGGCTGGAGCGCCAGCTCACCAAGGATCAGATTCTGTGGCTCTACCTGAACAACCTTTACCTCGGCAGCGGCGTGTACGGTGTCGGCGCGGCGGCGCGCGAGTACTTCGGCAAGAACGTCGAGCAGCTCACGGTCGCCGAGGCGGCGTTGCTCGCGGGTTTGCCGCAGGCGCCGAGCCGCTATTCCCCGGTCAAGAACTGGGCGCTGGCCAAGGGTCGCCAGCGCTACGTCCTCGGGCGCATGGCCGACGTGGGCTTCATCAGCGCCGAGGAGGCAAGCCGCGCCCTGGCGGAGCCACTGGGCCTCGCACCGCACCGGAGCAACTTCGTGTCCGCACCGTATTACGTGGAGCACGTGCGCCGGCTGCTTGAGGAACGCTACGGTCAGACGGGACTCTACGCGCTCGGCCTGCGCGTCCACACGCCGGCCAATCTGCGCATGCAGGCGGCCGCCGAGGCTGCCTTGCGGGAGGGTCTCGAAACGCTGGCCCGGCGCCAGGGATACGGGGACACCATCCGCCGCATCGACGGCACGGAGATTCCTTCCTATACGCGTCAGCAGACGGGCGCCCTCAAGGGCCGCGGGCTGGAGACGGGGCGAGCTTACGACGCCGTGGTAACCGGGGTGACTTCCGGCAAACGGAGCGTAACCATTCACCTGCAGGTGGGACCCTTCACCGGGCAACTCGCGCCGCCCGAGGAAAACAACTGCCGGCGCCGGAGCGGCCATCGCGTCGGCGATATCATGCGCGTGCGCCTCGCCGACACGACCAACGGCACGGGAACCTTCTTCGCGTGCACCGAATCGCCGCCGGTGCAAGGTGCCCTGGTCGCCATCGAGCCGGCGACCGGAGACGTCAAGGCGCTCGTCGGGGGGTTCGACTTTGCGGACAGCCAGTTCAACCGTGCCGTGCAGAGCCTGCGCCAGCCGGGCTCGGCCTTCAAGCCGTTCATTTACGCCGCCGCGCTCGACCGCGACTTCACGCCCGCCAGCATCATCGTCGACGAGCCGATCTCGTTCCGGGCCGGCGGCCGGACCTGGTCGCCGCAGAACTACGACAACAAGTACAACGGCCCGACCAGCCTGCGCGACGCGCTGACCTTTTCCCGCAACGTGGTCACCGTCAAACTGGCGATGAAGGTGGGGCTGAACAATCTGCTGTCTTACATCCCGAAGCTCGGCATCCGGTCCCCGCTGACCAAGAACCTCTCGCTCGCTCTCGGCGCCTCGGAAGTCACGCCGCTCGAGCTCACCGCTGCCTACGGGGTGTTCGCCAACCTCGGCATGCGCGCCGAGCCGCGCTTCATCACGCGCATCACCGACAGTCAGGGCAATGTCGTCGACGAAAACCTGCCCGACACCGAGCAAGTCATCGCGCCGGAAACGGCCTACCAGATGACCAGCATGCTGGAGAGTGTCATCCAGCGTGGCACCGGCCGGCGCGCCGCCGCCCTCGGCCGGCCGGCCGCGGGCAAGACCGGCACTACCAACGACGTCAACGACGCTTGGTTCATCGGCTACACGCCGCAGTTGCTCGCCGGGGTGTGGGTGGGTTTCGACGAGAAGCGCAGCCTTGGCGCCCGGGAGACCGGCGGCCAGGTGGCAACCCCGATCTGGACGGCGTTCATGGAGGGCGCTCTGGCCGGTCAGCCGGTCCTCGACTTCCCGGTGCCGGACGGCATCCGCTGCACGCTGGTCCGCTCCGGGCACCTCGAGTGCTTCCGACGGGGCACCGAACCGGAGGCCGCGGTGGCGCAGGCGCCACGCCCCGATCAGGCCCCGGCGGCGCCACAGGAGCGCGATCTCGGCGACGCGGATCTGTCGGCCTACGACTGA